A single window of Atribacteraceae bacterium DNA harbors:
- a CDS encoding carbohydrate ABC transporter permease, translating to MRKKVRISEVLRTIIIIVALSFFVFPIYWLFATSLKIQVDIFSMPPKWVFSPTIANYFHVFFNTDLPRLGLNSFITALLNVVLSLVVGTMAAYGISRYKVGGQKLLFWFLSIRMLPPIVATIPLFIIAASLRLVDTKIILPILYLILNIPFVVWMMKSFIDEIPESIEESALIDGCSHWGILGRIVLPLAAPGLVATGVICFIFAWNEFLLAMIFTRSPLTQTLPVGISGFITEEMILWGYITASASIAAVPPLILALIFQRYMVRGLSFGAVKA from the coding sequence GTGAGGAAAAAAGTACGCATATCTGAAGTGCTTCGGACAATTATAATCATTGTAGCGCTGTCTTTTTTCGTATTTCCCATCTATTGGCTGTTTGCCACCTCTCTTAAGATCCAGGTGGACATATTTTCCATGCCGCCGAAGTGGGTATTTTCCCCGACCATCGCGAACTATTTCCACGTTTTTTTCAACACCGATTTACCCAGGCTCGGTTTGAATTCATTCATCACGGCCCTGTTAAACGTTGTACTTTCCTTGGTGGTGGGAACCATGGCTGCGTATGGTATATCCCGCTATAAGGTGGGCGGTCAGAAATTGCTGTTCTGGTTTCTCAGTATTCGAATGCTGCCCCCGATCGTGGCGACAATTCCACTGTTTATCATCGCTGCGTCCTTGAGGTTGGTTGATACCAAGATTATTCTTCCCATTCTGTATCTCATTCTGAATATTCCTTTCGTTGTCTGGATGATGAAATCCTTTATCGATGAAATACCTGAATCGATCGAAGAGAGCGCCCTGATCGATGGGTGTTCACACTGGGGCATCCTGGGCCGGATTGTTCTTCCACTGGCTGCACCTGGATTGGTCGCGACCGGTGTGATCTGTTTCATCTTTGCCTGGAATGAGTTTTTACTAGCCATGATTTTTACCCGATCACCGCTTACCCAGACTCTACCGGTTGGTATCTCTGGCTTTATTACCGAGGAAATGATCCTGTGGGGATATATCACTGCTTCGGCCTCTATAGCTGCTGTGCCACCACTCATTCTGGCCTTGATATTCCAGCGTTACATGGTGAGGGGTTTGAGTTTTGGTGCAGTTAAGGCATAA